The proteins below are encoded in one region of Candidatus Thiodiazotropha sp. LNASS1:
- a CDS encoding YraN family protein — MIAKHLEYGQQAEQQALDFLQSRGLRLQERNFRCKTGEIDLVMRDAGTLVFVEVRFRQSNDFGRALETVTANKQRKLLATANRYLQMKRIDSACRFDIVALNGSGSTPMEWIKNAIQIAW, encoded by the coding sequence ATGATTGCCAAACATTTGGAATATGGACAGCAGGCGGAACAGCAGGCGCTTGATTTCCTGCAAAGTCGGGGACTTAGACTTCAGGAGCGTAACTTTCGCTGTAAAACAGGCGAGATCGACCTGGTAATGCGTGATGCCGGGACATTGGTCTTCGTGGAAGTCCGCTTTCGCCAATCTAACGATTTTGGTCGTGCATTGGAGACAGTGACAGCCAACAAACAGCGTAAATTACTCGCCACTGCGAACCGTTATCTTCAGATGAAACGCATAGACAGCGCCTGCCGCTTTGACATTGTCGCGCTCAACGGTTCGGGATCCACACCTATGGAATGGATCAAAAATGCGATTCAGATAGCCTGGTAG
- a CDS encoding phosphoheptose isomerase, with the protein MTNTKRIQILFNQSIQTKIDALPMLTQPIADAAELIFNRLIEGNKVLSCGNGGSAGDAQHFSSEMLNRYERDRPGLPAIALTTDSSTVTSIANDSDFSNVFSRQIEALGQPNDLLLAISTSGNSTNVNRAIASAHERDMNIVALTGRDGGGLVKLLAPADVEIRVPSDVTARIQETHLLIIHCLCDLVDHQLLGS; encoded by the coding sequence ATGACCAACACCAAGCGAATACAAATACTCTTTAATCAGAGCATTCAAACCAAGATCGATGCACTGCCGATGCTGACACAACCCATTGCCGATGCTGCGGAACTGATCTTCAACCGCCTGATTGAAGGTAACAAGGTGCTCAGTTGCGGCAATGGTGGATCGGCCGGCGACGCCCAGCACTTCTCTTCAGAGATGCTCAACCGCTATGAACGGGATCGTCCCGGCCTGCCAGCTATTGCACTCACCACTGACAGTTCGACAGTGACCTCGATCGCCAATGACTCCGATTTCTCCAATGTCTTCTCACGCCAGATAGAGGCCCTCGGTCAGCCGAACGATCTTCTGTTGGCGATTTCCACCAGTGGAAATTCCACTAATGTCAATCGTGCAATAGCGTCGGCTCACGAACGGGATATGAACATTGTCGCCCTGACCGGACGTGATGGGGGCGGACTTGTGAAACTCCTGGCCCCGGCGGATGTCGAAATTCGCGTTCCATCGGATGTCACAGCACGAATTCAGGAGACCCACCTTTTGATTATTCACTGCCTCTGCGACCTCGTGGACCATCAGTTACTTGGCAGCTAA
- a CDS encoding BON domain-containing protein: protein MYKNFVSLLTICITVLILQGCAAAVVGGAAATAAVAHDRRTTGTIVEDQSIELKIYDLMSKDSRFKQQSSIHVTSYNLVVLLTGQAADQALRSKAEQMASSVDRVRRVVNEIEIGSTSTLVENSRDAALTTEVKVRLAKVQIPGFDPLRVKVVTERGAVFLLGLITKKEADAVTDVVRHISGVRRVVRVFEYI from the coding sequence ATGTATAAAAATTTCGTTTCACTGCTCACTATCTGCATCACCGTACTGATTCTGCAGGGCTGTGCCGCAGCCGTTGTGGGAGGGGCCGCCGCCACTGCAGCGGTCGCCCATGACAGACGCACCACGGGGACCATTGTCGAGGACCAAAGTATCGAGCTTAAGATCTACGACCTGATGTCCAAGGATTCGAGATTCAAACAGCAGAGCAGCATCCATGTCACCAGCTATAACCTGGTTGTACTCCTGACAGGCCAGGCAGCAGATCAAGCGCTTCGAAGCAAAGCCGAACAGATGGCATCGAGTGTCGACCGGGTTCGCCGGGTAGTAAACGAAATAGAGATCGGCAGCACATCGACCCTGGTCGAGAACAGCCGAGACGCCGCCCTGACCACTGAGGTTAAAGTCAGGCTTGCAAAGGTCCAGATTCCAGGTTTCGATCCACTCAGAGTCAAAGTGGTCACGGAACGGGGAGCGGTGTTTCTGCTGGGTCTGATCACCAAAAAAGAGGCGGATGCGGTCACGGACGTGGTTCGTCATATCAGCGGCGTTCGTCGCGTGGTGCGTGTTTTCGAGTATATCTGA
- a CDS encoding FAD-binding oxidoreductase, with product MKPHLDNSLIRQLKAIVGDNGIFTDPGDCLPYGYDNSRLQATPEAVLFAVEHDQVAAITKLCHQQRIPLIPRGKGTGTTGATVPQQGGVVLSLERMNRILELDVDNRLVRVEPGVTNRQLQEHVGAEGFFWPPDPTSAAVCTVGGNLAYNSAGPRAVKYGTPRENTLGLKAVTGSGDTITTGVRTTKGVVGYDLTRLLIGSEGTLAIITEAILKLTPKPQTKSTLQASYRDIYSAANAVSSIMRQPVTPCALEFMDGAALAMVREFSDLHLDSRVGALLMIEVDGAEHNIKQEAAKLAKAASVEGLLEIHTAETQQEIARLWKTRKALSPALRNIAPKKINEDVVVPVSRIPELIESLQNLSEESGITIVNFGHAGNGNIHVNLLLDPDDPQQLTAGEHCLKSLFDLVLNLGGTLSGEHGIGIVKRQFVDREIDSASLYLMRAIKRQFDPHQILSPGVGFPVSEA from the coding sequence TTGAAACCCCATCTCGACAACAGCCTGATAAGGCAATTAAAGGCGATCGTCGGTGATAACGGGATTTTCACCGACCCCGGCGACTGCCTGCCTTATGGCTATGACAACAGCCGTCTTCAGGCGACTCCGGAAGCGGTGCTGTTTGCCGTGGAACATGATCAGGTTGCCGCCATCACAAAGCTATGCCATCAACAGCGGATTCCGCTGATCCCAAGGGGTAAGGGAACCGGTACAACCGGAGCCACTGTGCCCCAGCAGGGTGGCGTTGTCCTCTCTCTTGAGCGCATGAACCGCATCCTTGAGTTGGACGTGGACAACAGGCTGGTAAGGGTTGAGCCCGGCGTAACCAACAGGCAGTTACAGGAGCACGTCGGTGCAGAGGGCTTTTTCTGGCCACCGGATCCGACCAGTGCGGCCGTCTGTACCGTCGGCGGCAATCTGGCGTATAACTCTGCCGGGCCTCGGGCAGTAAAGTACGGCACGCCGAGGGAAAATACCCTTGGCCTGAAGGCTGTGACCGGCAGTGGAGATACAATCACTACCGGAGTCAGAACCACCAAAGGGGTGGTCGGCTATGACCTTACCCGCCTGTTGATCGGTTCGGAAGGCACACTGGCAATCATTACCGAGGCGATTCTCAAACTGACACCAAAACCACAGACCAAATCCACCCTGCAGGCCAGCTACAGGGATATTTACAGTGCAGCGAATGCAGTCTCTTCAATCATGCGTCAACCGGTGACGCCCTGCGCATTGGAATTTATGGATGGGGCCGCACTGGCGATGGTCAGGGAGTTCTCGGATCTGCATCTCGACAGCCGGGTCGGCGCACTATTGATGATTGAGGTCGACGGCGCGGAACACAATATCAAACAGGAAGCCGCCAAACTGGCCAAAGCGGCAAGTGTGGAGGGCCTGCTTGAAATTCATACCGCAGAAACCCAACAGGAGATAGCGCGTCTATGGAAGACCCGCAAGGCCCTATCACCCGCACTGCGTAATATCGCCCCCAAAAAGATCAATGAAGATGTGGTTGTACCTGTCTCTCGTATTCCGGAGCTTATCGAGTCGCTGCAGAATCTCTCAGAAGAGAGTGGAATCACCATTGTCAACTTCGGTCATGCCGGGAACGGGAATATCCACGTCAATCTGCTGTTGGATCCGGATGATCCGCAACAACTCACGGCGGGCGAACACTGCCTCAAATCCCTCTTCGATCTGGTCCTGAACTTGGGCGGAACGCTGTCCGGTGAGCATGGCATCGGGATTGTGAAACGGCAGTTTGTGGATCGGGAGATCGACTCCGCCTCGCTATATCTGATGCGTGCCATCAAACGTCAATTCGATCCACATCAGATACTCAGCCCCGGTGTAGGTTTCCCTGTTTCTGAAGCATAG
- a CDS encoding C25 family cysteine peptidase codes for MQQMSLNIAIGLAVGLFSNQVSAELTRVADVSLIKPIAQLASVEPKRQTEERRWIALDESQKPGTSAQIRTDERESNTGQTVFDLTIPGFWMITKQGPDGKAYQKIEIPGIGSHNQLGSPDLPSYRFSLAVPYREGEVRMVGKPRDVHRFDDILVWPQPVPELDGEKETGTPEQFIMDEKVYALNNAWPAGFAQESYRIGRALRGIPAIQGEAWPVQWNPATRELQVASRITYRVEHDGRVEEFEPITQERDLMASKTFLNWQYLEEIFVPNFRFYTADFLFIYPDSSYADELKPLVDQKKARGFKVTEMNVADDIGASTCNDIRNAINSWEAAIPGWRDAYTLLVGDTDTIPHCTSPGGDQTDDLYASTDGDDLNEEIYLGRLSIDSETDLANQVNKILTYEDSPSLFCCYDRVGLWAHKENAPGKYEGAHEAVRTFAYSDAPIFETFYGSQAGVTDSDVANRVDNGVGLMAYRGHGSKDATATSWNQTSQYFNGGDVNTLSNPLSRSPVVWSFACTNSKLDTSDAVAEEWMELANAGASSYYGATRTSYTSQNHVLDEWMFKAVYDEGLLTQSHAIERGEAQMAALSGSDNAWMYLLLGDPDMKIRTKNPYRFELKIPELIEICKFCELPIQVFDIKGNPVSNALVGLWKPGSKDRPNQPGETWVNGYTDHNGYVSLPYSALTEGELFYSVEDEYGNAVFDRVQVVK; via the coding sequence ATGCAACAGATGAGTTTGAATATCGCTATAGGATTAGCGGTAGGCCTTTTTTCCAATCAGGTTTCTGCCGAGCTTACAAGGGTGGCGGATGTTTCACTGATTAAACCGATTGCACAATTGGCATCGGTTGAACCGAAACGTCAAACGGAGGAACGCCGCTGGATCGCTTTGGATGAGAGTCAGAAGCCTGGCACGTCAGCACAGATACGTACCGATGAACGAGAGTCGAATACCGGGCAAACGGTTTTTGATCTCACCATTCCCGGATTCTGGATGATCACCAAACAGGGGCCTGATGGCAAGGCGTATCAGAAGATCGAGATTCCGGGTATTGGCAGCCATAATCAGTTGGGTTCCCCTGATCTGCCTTCCTACCGTTTCAGTCTGGCTGTACCCTATCGCGAAGGGGAGGTTCGAATGGTTGGCAAACCACGGGATGTACATCGATTTGATGATATCCTGGTATGGCCACAACCGGTTCCTGAACTTGATGGGGAAAAGGAGACAGGAACTCCTGAACAGTTCATCATGGATGAAAAGGTCTATGCACTCAACAACGCATGGCCTGCGGGTTTTGCCCAGGAAAGCTATCGGATCGGCAGAGCATTGAGAGGCATACCCGCTATTCAGGGTGAGGCCTGGCCGGTACAGTGGAACCCCGCCACCCGGGAGTTGCAGGTGGCAAGTCGTATCACTTATAGAGTGGAACATGATGGCCGCGTGGAAGAGTTCGAACCCATCACCCAGGAGAGGGACCTGATGGCATCGAAAACCTTTCTCAATTGGCAATACCTTGAAGAAATATTCGTTCCGAATTTCCGGTTTTATACCGCTGATTTTCTCTTCATTTATCCGGACAGTTCCTATGCCGACGAGTTGAAGCCGCTGGTGGATCAGAAAAAGGCCCGAGGTTTTAAAGTGACGGAAATGAATGTCGCGGATGATATCGGTGCCTCAACCTGCAATGATATCCGCAACGCCATCAATTCCTGGGAGGCGGCCATACCGGGTTGGCGTGATGCCTATACATTGCTGGTGGGCGATACCGATACGATACCCCACTGCACATCGCCCGGGGGCGATCAGACCGATGATCTGTATGCCTCCACTGATGGCGATGATCTGAATGAAGAGATCTATTTGGGCAGGTTGTCGATAGACAGCGAAACGGATCTGGCCAATCAGGTGAATAAAATCCTCACCTATGAAGACTCTCCCAGTCTGTTCTGTTGTTATGACCGTGTCGGCCTGTGGGCGCACAAAGAGAATGCACCCGGAAAATACGAGGGTGCCCATGAAGCGGTAAGGACATTCGCCTATTCAGATGCACCCATCTTTGAAACATTCTACGGTTCCCAGGCGGGTGTGACCGATTCGGATGTGGCGAACCGTGTCGACAATGGAGTGGGTCTGATGGCTTATCGTGGCCATGGCAGTAAAGATGCCACCGCTACCAGCTGGAATCAGACCAGTCAGTATTTTAATGGCGGTGATGTCAACACTTTGTCGAATCCCTTGTCTCGCTCACCTGTGGTGTGGTCATTCGCCTGTACCAATTCCAAGCTGGATACCAGTGATGCCGTCGCTGAGGAGTGGATGGAATTGGCCAATGCCGGTGCCTCCTCCTATTACGGCGCCACTCGAACCTCGTACACTTCTCAAAACCATGTTCTGGATGAGTGGATGTTCAAGGCCGTCTATGATGAGGGATTATTGACCCAATCCCATGCCATCGAACGGGGAGAGGCGCAAATGGCGGCTTTAAGTGGATCGGATAACGCTTGGATGTATCTTCTGCTGGGTGATCCCGACATGAAGATTCGTACCAAGAACCCCTATCGGTTTGAATTGAAGATTCCTGAATTGATCGAGATTTGCAAGTTCTGCGAACTGCCGATACAAGTCTTCGACATAAAGGGCAATCCGGTCAGTAACGCCTTGGTCGGACTATGGAAACCCGGATCAAAAGATCGGCCGAACCAGCCGGGTGAGACATGGGTAAACGGCTATACCGACCACAACGGATATGTGTCGCTTCCTTACAGCGCGTTGACTGAGGGAGAGCTCTTCTACTCGGTCGAAGATGAATATGGCAACGCTGTTTTCGATAGAGTACAGGTTGTTAAATAG
- a CDS encoding Crp/Fnr family transcriptional regulator, producing the protein MIENVSIFEGMAPSDLALIEQRMVRRTYPRNTIILSEGDNSDSLYVILSGRVKVYLNDENGKEAIINYQEAGEYFGELSLIDDYKRSASIMTMVKSTMAIMSKQAFHQVMKSNPDIAIHLLKDMVHRVRTLTNEVKSLALSDVYGRLSKTLLSLATERDGILVIEGHVTQQELANRIGASREMVCRIFKDLVKGGYITTGSNQFTINKQLPARY; encoded by the coding sequence ATGATTGAGAACGTCTCCATTTTTGAAGGTATGGCTCCAAGCGATCTGGCATTGATAGAACAGCGCATGGTTCGCCGGACCTACCCAAGAAATACCATTATTCTTTCTGAAGGGGATAATAGTGATTCACTCTACGTCATTCTGAGTGGTAGAGTGAAAGTTTATCTCAATGACGAAAATGGCAAAGAGGCGATCATCAACTATCAGGAAGCCGGCGAGTATTTCGGGGAACTCTCCCTGATAGATGATTACAAACGATCAGCTTCAATCATGACCATGGTCAAGTCAACCATGGCGATTATGTCCAAACAAGCATTCCACCAAGTCATGAAGAGCAATCCGGATATCGCCATTCATCTGTTGAAGGATATGGTGCACAGGGTGAGGACATTGACCAATGAGGTCAAGAGCCTGGCGTTATCGGATGTCTATGGACGGCTTAGCAAAACCCTTTTGAGCCTGGCAACAGAACGGGATGGTATATTGGTTATCGAAGGCCATGTCACCCAACAGGAACTGGCAAACCGGATTGGCGCTTCACGGGAAATGGTCTGCCGCATCTTCAAGGATCTGGTAAAAGGTGGATATATCACTACCGGTTCCAATCAGTTCACCATCAATAAGCAGCTGCCCGCACGCTACTGA
- a CDS encoding CHASE2 domain-containing protein: protein MHREVLLRSTAFGMIIGMLGIAINFLPGSATWEENFGLSLLFEMRGQRPAPEQVVIISINGQTAEQLGLGEEIPDWPRSLHAQLIERLTEAGVAVIAYDIFFKKSRDTGHDEVMVKAIKRAGNVLLVAYLEQQRVLDEQLNVHIERLIPPTERFAESAVGIAPFVLPKIPVRVSRFWTFTGENRLISLPAAALQLFVDPDGSQLNKLLQSIGEASDPPDSWLSHTYLVSRIRDDTTLQANLLDAFSYGRQSQLSNLQRQRLEALLNLYTGDAHPYLNFYGPPGSIQTIPIHDALSATQKELAKLRDKVVFIGYAGTYQPRQKDGFYTVFSQPNGLDLSGVEIAATAYANLLSSETLAPLNNGGLVLLLLGYGLGITLLFRWLPGIRGILAGIFISILYLTLVYNLFSQQHIWLPWFVPLVIQTPVSLILSQTWHYRQMRSSRERLRELFGYYLPGDVIDHLAQQKKEPMTAASSAFGVCLATDARNYTQFAEKMEPVDLQTYLNRYYKILFKPVRARNGVVSDVVGDAMLAIWPSTEPDPSQHQMACEAALEINRSLQQSDLEPKLFTRIGLHAGELVMSHVGAIDHFEYRAVGDMVNTTSRIENLNKLLGTAILASSEVVNGLKGIETREVGQFSVAGKQHSITIHEVSTMSAEATPRLRQLHGDFAEALAEWMHGKRGTAYEKFKLILNDHPDDGPTMYYVQQYRERRKSRKNLV from the coding sequence ATGCATAGGGAAGTGCTCCTACGCTCAACTGCCTTCGGCATGATCATCGGCATGCTTGGCATTGCCATCAATTTTTTACCGGGCAGTGCCACTTGGGAGGAGAATTTTGGCTTAAGCCTGTTATTTGAGATGCGTGGACAACGCCCAGCCCCGGAGCAGGTCGTGATTATCTCGATCAATGGCCAGACCGCAGAACAGCTCGGATTGGGTGAGGAGATTCCGGACTGGCCCCGCTCTCTGCATGCCCAGTTGATCGAACGGCTGACGGAAGCCGGTGTCGCGGTGATCGCTTACGACATCTTCTTTAAGAAATCACGTGATACAGGTCACGATGAGGTGATGGTCAAGGCTATAAAACGTGCCGGAAATGTCCTATTGGTGGCCTACCTGGAGCAGCAGCGAGTCTTAGACGAGCAATTGAATGTGCATATTGAAAGGCTGATACCGCCAACCGAAAGATTTGCCGAGTCTGCTGTCGGTATCGCCCCTTTTGTCCTGCCTAAAATACCGGTCAGAGTCAGTCGGTTTTGGACATTCACCGGAGAAAACAGACTGATTTCACTGCCAGCTGCGGCACTGCAGCTGTTCGTTGACCCGGATGGCAGCCAGTTGAATAAATTACTGCAGTCCATAGGTGAAGCATCAGATCCGCCAGACAGCTGGCTGTCGCACACTTACCTTGTTAGCCGGATTCGCGACGATACCACCCTACAAGCCAACCTGCTTGATGCCTTCTCATACGGGCGGCAGTCGCAGTTGTCAAACCTTCAGCGACAGCGACTCGAGGCGTTACTGAATCTCTATACAGGCGATGCTCATCCCTATCTCAATTTCTACGGTCCTCCGGGGAGTATTCAAACCATTCCGATTCACGATGCGCTTTCCGCCACACAGAAGGAACTTGCAAAACTCCGGGATAAGGTTGTTTTCATCGGCTATGCGGGCACCTATCAGCCAAGACAAAAGGATGGTTTCTATACCGTCTTCTCGCAACCGAACGGCCTCGACCTGAGTGGCGTGGAGATTGCCGCCACTGCCTACGCCAACCTGCTTTCATCCGAGACACTCGCACCATTGAACAATGGTGGCCTGGTGCTGTTGTTACTCGGCTATGGATTGGGTATTACACTGTTATTCCGCTGGTTGCCAGGGATACGCGGCATTCTCGCAGGCATATTCATCTCCATTCTCTATCTCACCCTGGTCTACAATCTCTTCAGCCAACAACATATCTGGCTTCCCTGGTTTGTTCCGCTAGTCATTCAAACCCCAGTATCGCTCATCCTGAGCCAGACATGGCACTATCGCCAGATGAGAAGCAGTCGGGAGCGCTTGCGCGAGCTGTTTGGATACTATCTGCCCGGGGATGTCATTGATCACCTTGCACAGCAAAAAAAGGAACCGATGACAGCAGCCAGTTCTGCATTTGGCGTCTGCCTGGCAACCGATGCGCGGAACTACACTCAGTTTGCGGAAAAAATGGAACCCGTTGATCTGCAGACTTATCTCAATCGCTATTACAAAATCCTGTTCAAGCCGGTGAGAGCCAGAAATGGCGTTGTTTCAGATGTGGTGGGTGATGCGATGCTGGCGATCTGGCCCTCGACCGAACCTGATCCGTCACAGCATCAAATGGCTTGCGAAGCAGCATTGGAGATCAATCGCTCCCTGCAACAGTCAGACCTGGAACCAAAGCTCTTCACCCGCATAGGTCTGCACGCCGGTGAACTGGTCATGAGTCATGTAGGCGCCATCGACCATTTCGAATACAGGGCTGTAGGCGATATGGTGAACACGACATCACGTATCGAAAATCTCAACAAGCTGTTGGGTACGGCAATCCTCGCTTCAAGCGAGGTAGTGAATGGCCTCAAGGGTATTGAAACCCGTGAAGTGGGGCAATTCTCGGTCGCCGGCAAACAGCATTCCATCACTATCCATGAGGTTTCCACGATGAGTGCGGAAGCCACACCCAGGTTACGTCAATTGCATGGAGATTTCGCTGAAGCATTGGCTGAATGGATGCATGGTAAACGGGGTACGGCTTATGAAAAATTCAAGCTGATCCTGAACGACCACCCCGATGACGGGCCAACTATGTACTACGTACAGCAGTACCGGGAACGCAGGAAATCACGAAAAAACCTTGTTTAG
- a CDS encoding exopolysaccharide biosynthesis polyprenyl glycosylphosphotransferase, whose translation MSGEYDSVSSDFNNDYQLDHISTTDSLGVINPLASIRDYLVFNQLVVSRAATHEIPGKRQFDIVMSVLMLVLMSPVMLTTMTLIWLSTLGREPVFYRQLRVGYRGREFYILKFRSMRVDAEKSGPQMASVNDVRVTRIGRVLRSTRIDELPQLLNVLKGEMSLVGPRPERPEFVSRFQKQINGYALRHQVKPGITGWAQVRYPYGETVDDAANKLYYDLSYIRRNSLWMDILILFQTIPVVLTGHGAR comes from the coding sequence ATGAGCGGAGAATATGACTCTGTTTCCAGTGACTTCAACAACGACTATCAACTGGATCATATCAGTACTACCGATTCGCTGGGTGTTATCAACCCACTGGCTTCGATCAGGGATTATCTGGTTTTCAATCAATTGGTCGTTTCCAGGGCTGCGACGCACGAGATACCCGGAAAAAGACAGTTCGATATCGTCATGAGTGTACTGATGCTTGTGCTCATGAGTCCGGTCATGCTTACTACCATGACGCTGATTTGGCTGAGCACATTAGGGCGTGAACCTGTCTTCTATCGTCAGCTTCGTGTCGGTTACAGGGGACGCGAATTCTATATTCTGAAATTCAGGAGCATGCGGGTCGATGCGGAGAAGTCAGGACCACAGATGGCGAGCGTTAACGATGTGCGCGTAACACGTATCGGTCGGGTATTGCGCAGCACGCGCATTGATGAGCTGCCGCAACTGTTGAATGTGTTGAAAGGCGAGATGAGTCTGGTTGGACCTCGGCCGGAGAGACCCGAGTTTGTTTCGCGTTTTCAAAAACAGATCAACGGTTATGCACTCAGGCATCAGGTAAAACCGGGTATCACCGGCTGGGCCCAAGTACGATATCCCTATGGTGAGACAGTCGATGACGCCGCGAACAAGCTCTATTACGACCTCAGTTACATTCGTCGTAACAGTCTGTGGATGGATATCCTGATTCTTTTTCAAACCATTCCTGTGGTATTGACCGGGCATGGAGCACGCTAG